DNA sequence from the Carassius carassius chromosome 6, fCarCar2.1, whole genome shotgun sequence genome:
ccaccttcaataccacgaccaAGCAAAGGCACTTAATCCTCAACTGTTCCCCAGACTCCACAGCAAAAATAGATGCCCACTTCTCCGGGTATTTGTTCACTGATCACTGCTGTGTCTATGTATTTATATGGGTAAatcgcagagcacaaattctgcatACTGGATACAATAATTGGATACACATCACTTTCAACTTATTGCTTTCCTGCTGACTTAACTACTGTCCTGACCGGAGTAAATTATTGGATCGTGATTGTAAACCCTGTGTGTTTGGTTTAAGCTCGTGTTTGAAACCAAAACAGTGGGGATTACAATGCTGCAAGAAACATGTCTTTGTTTTGTGTTATAGTCTGAGATGATATGTGACCAGGAccacacaaaaccagtcttaagtgtcaagtttccaaaattgagatttatacatcatctgaaagctgaataaattagcttttgaattcttagcaatacatattactaatcaaaagtcaatatttacagaaggaaatttacaaaatatctttatggaaacatgatctttacttgatatcctaatgatttttggcataaaagaaaaatctgtaattttgacacatacagtgtatttttggctattgctaaaaaatataccccagcgacttaagactggttctgtgttccagggtcacatatttgacTGTATGAACTGAATAAATCTAACATCAGTGTGGTTTTATTAGTGTATTAATGTTGTTAATTCATGTAAATCCTCTTCTTCTGCAGGTTTTCCAGTTCCTGAATGCTAAATGTGAGTCTGCTTTCCTGTCCAAGAGGAACCCCAGACAGATCAATTGGACCGTTCTGTACCGGCGCAAACACAAGAAGGGCCAGTCTGTAAGTTTGACTAATACATGCTTCTCTAACCCTTCAGCAAAGAGTCACATGCTGCATCCTGTCAGAAGAGTTCAGTTACTGGCAGTGTTTTTCCGTATAATGGTATCTTGTGTCTAATGATAAAATGTATTGCTTTAGAGATTTTAGAGACAGACAGGTATATagagtgttgtcaaaagacccggtacttcggtactaaaaagatttaaatgtgactgtaccaggtttctttaagtaccggtagtaccgaggtcccgttcaaaacCGTTTCAGCTCTTTGATTTCCACGAAGCAGAAAacaaggacggaatctcaaaatccagtcatgaaaatgaaacttacattttaatatggacagttatggaatttgtcaaagttagcataaattaatcaaattaaatctccatatggaccagtatctgtaaatgttaagccacaaaagttgtttgaaatatgaatccgtgttctgcgcgtctccaTGTGAATTAAtaaatggcagagacgtgcgggtttgtttactacatagactgaagcgcatgatgcttgcattaatttcagcatctgagcttcagagttctctcttcattaagcgatctgaacttttcagttcatctcaatggacgcacagcgcacctgtatttgatgctctgtaaaactctttgtgaaggagcacgactcaccatcgctttactgatagcgctgtttctcacacatgcaaaaagagagagagcgatagtcttaccacgctgaatcgacacgctacaggtccttctaaaaaaattagcatattgtgatagttcattattttccataatgtgaaGGCGcatgactcgccgtcgctttactgatagcgctgtttctcacacatgcaaaaagagagagagcgatagtcttaccacgctgaatcgacacgctacaggtccttctaaaaaaattagcatattgtgatagttcattattttccataatgtgaaggcgcacgactcgccgtcgctttactgatagcgctgtttctcacacatgcaaaaagagagagagcgatagtcttaccacgctgaatcgacacgctacaggtccttctaaaaaaattagcatattgtgatagttcattattttccataatgtgaaGGCGcatgactcgccgtcgctttactgatagcgctgtttctcacacatgcaaaaagagagagagcgatagtcttaccacgctgaatcgacacgctacaggtccttctaaaaaaattagcatattgtgatagttcattattttccataatgtgaaggcgcacgactcgccgtcgctttactgatagcgctgtttctcacacatgcaaaaagagagagagcgatagtcttaccacgctgaatcgacacgctacaggtccttctcaaaaaattagcatattttgatagttcattattttccataatgtaatgataaaaattaaactttcatatattttagattcattgcacaccaactgaaatatttcaggtcttttattgttttaatactgatgattttggcatacagctcatgaaaacccaaaatgcctgtctcaaaatttgcatatttcatccgaccaataaaagaaaagtgtttttaatacaaataaaaagtcaaccttcaaataattatgttcagttatgcactcaatacttggtcgggaatccttttgcagaaatgacaacttcaatgcggcgtggcatagaggcaatcagcctgtggcactgctgaggtgttatagaggcccaggatgcttcgatagctgccttaagctcatccagagtgttgggtcttgcgtctctcaactttctcttcacaatatcccacagattctctatggggttcaggtcaggagagttggcaggccaattgagcacagtaataccatggtcagtaaaccatttaccagtggttttggcactgtgagcaggtgccaggtcgtgctgaaaaatgaaatcttcatctccataacgcttttcagcagatggaagcatgaagtgctccaaaatctcctgatagctagctgcattgaccctgcccttgataaaacacagtggaccaacaccagcagctgacatggcactccagaccatcactgactgtgggtacttgacactggacttcaggtattttggcatttccttctccccagtcttcctccagactctggcaccttgatttccgaatgacatgcaaaatttgtccaaaagtccagtgctgcttctctgtagcccaggtcaggcgcttctgccgctgtttctggttcaaaagtggcttgacctggggaatgcggcacctgtagtccatttcctgcacacgcctgtgcacggtggctctggatgtttctactccagactcagtccactgcttccgcaggtcccccaaggtctggaatcggtccttctccacaatcttcctcagggtccggtcacctcttctcgttgtgcagcgttttttgccacactttttccttcccacagacttcccactgaggtgccttgatacagcactctgggaacatttctttctgtgtcttaccctcttgcttgagggtgtcaatgatggccttctggtcagcagtcttacccataattgcggttttgagtaatgaaccaggctgcgagtttttaaaagcctcaggaatcttttgcaggtgtttagagataattagttgattcagatgattaggttaatagcttgtttagagaaccttttcatgatatgctaattttttgagataggaattttgggttttcatgagctgtatgccaaaatcatcagtattaaaacaataaaagacctgaaatatttcagttggtgtgcaatgaatctaaaatatatgaaagttaaatttttatcattacattatggaaaataatgaactatcacaatatgctaatttgagaaggacctgtatatgtaaactattctttgttgtcttttcctgtcaaaataatggagttcatttagaattattcataatcattttcgaacaagcagaagacataccggtttctccggtagtggactgagctaatgcgcaaatggcaatttcattggctggcgctgatctcttaccgtccctgttttgatttcagcaaatcattttgaccgaacgcagacaacgtgattaatattcatgaacccagcagctcatcaattcatagtgcattgtatatacattagtatgatagtagaattagtagtagtattatctattaataataatatgatctattactatttttttacagaaaccctcaatgaccaaaaatatcttaagcatcaccaccagtcttaagttcagttaaaatgacaaatatgcattcattaggcctaaaagttcatttttacataaaggcattgtgctagaaatattactattatttagtaaaatgtatgtgatactgctactactgttgaaaaaatttataaaactttattttttaaagaaataaatcacaatatttcttccatgttttaattttaatagcaaatcccctttatttaccaaaaataaaatgtttaaatttcattaattaaaagacaaatttgggtgaaacttgtttactgtttttcataattatataacttgtagaaaaactttaaacataattgtaaataagtataaagaatggcattggttttatttttagtgctgaaaagttttttttttaaattagcatatttttgtgttttgctttggtaccgagaaccatggattttcactggtatcggtaccgaatactgaaattttggtaatatttaaataaaaatatttaatgaatacaGTGGTTATTCTCTTATAAATTAACAACTTTCAGCCGCTCATTCAGATGTAATTTTTATTGATTCCACCAAGTACATGTGCCTGGTTGTGGGATCTAATAGGTAATGCAGGGAAACATCTATTAGCCCTCAGTAACTTCCTAGGTGAAGGCATCTCAAACTCATATGAATGAAATTGAACTAGGACATGGCTTGATTCCTTAACTTTGAAGACAATGGTTTTATGCTTCAGAGTTTTCCTGGGTCAAAGATGGTCTTCGGTGgtggctgacacacacacacagtaaaaagtATCCTACCAACATTATCTGTGAGCCCAATACTggcaataaattttaaataaaagcaatcttttttttttttttttttttttacttaacctacttattaaactattaaaaaaaatattggggACTATAtagggactattttcaggtgctgtgtaatatcactgcgcctgctgcacaCGTGGTTTGGCAGCAAAATTCCTTGATATTACGCCAGAATGAGTATAATTCCTAAACCTATCGGCCTAGAAAattacaacttttcattttctgtctgtctttgtacatgatttaactacagaagagtcaagtttcaaatagaaaaagaaatgtatagaaactctttggtcatttttgagcgaaaTGCGAACAGTCTAATCacattcaatgatctatgctaacctaaaagtgctactgccagacccggagattgcctgaatggattcaaaaacagtaaaactcaaacTGTATAACTCTAGGCTCATTTTACAACTCACCTATTTACAacaaaagtggagtgttcctttgagatatcagcacaataatacACTCAGCAAACTATTTTTTAATTATCGTTATTGATAAAATcccaaaatattattatatttttgtcaatattgcaCAACCCTAATTTAATTGATATGATTATTGATGATAAtggtttaaattaataataaatacttttgaCATCCATTTTCTTAACAgtggtttaaaggctgaaatgtaaagtttattttaaaacttgTATCTCAACTGTAAATTATGGTTTTTACGGTAATTTTACCGTTTAATATGGAACTACACATTGCCATTGACAGTGTCATATGGTATTTTATTTGTGCAAGTCTTGGTCAATAATGGTCACAAAGAACGTTTGTCAGAAGAAAAGGTTTTTTTGAGAGAATTCAGAAAGAACATTCTCCAAATGCACCACATGAAATAAGGATTCGGCCTTCTGACCTTAAACCATCATTTTAGTTGATTTTTATTCATATGTCCGAGGGAAGGAAAGAGTGCTTTGTTTGGAGACCGAGAGAGTGTGTGGGGAGGAGTTCTCTGTTCTTTCACAAGTGCAGCCGTCATTTACATCACTCATAAATCACATTTAATTGAACATTTTCCAATGGCTTTTTGCTCCTTTAGGAAGAGGTGGCTAAGAAGCGCTCCCGTCGTGCAGTTAAGTTCCAGCGGGCCATCACTGGTGCCTCACTGGCTGAGATTCTGGCCAAGAGGAACCAGAAGCCAGAAGTGCGTAAAGCGCAGAGGGAGCAGGCCATCAGGTGATCAACAGTTTTTCTCTGCCCTTCCTTTCTTTGAGGACCCTGGACCACCAGggtacaattatattttttataacctTTTCGGTAAAAATACTTTCAATTAACTTTTAaagatttttcaaatgtaatacgTTAAtttcaagttgttgtttttttacactcTTCAGATGTCATTGTGGGGTCATATATGAATAAGTTACAAAAGGGTTTTGGCTgtagatttcaaaatcaaaaacttTTCAATcagttattaaatttattttagaaGACCTACACTTCTTAAGATACTTTCACGTTAAATGTCAAATTTATTTTTCTAGTTTAACCCTTTAGGCAACAGGTTTTGTTTTGGAAAAAATGCTAGATTTTGACATCAagatttcaaaagcttgtggCTTGAAAGGGCTTAAAGATGGAGATGTACTGTAAATTAGGAAAATGTTTGCCAAATGTTTATGTGAGGTGTAAATATACTCGTTTAGTTTACACATTATGATGTCATCGGGGGTGGCCATATCAAATTtcataatattcaggaaataGTAGATACTGAATTGatgttgcttgtttgttttttgtttttttaaattggatgaatgaaacactttttttcagtgtgctacagcaggtgatttttaaatcaaattaagttgatgtaattttaaggtaaaataaaaatatgaattctatatagaactgacgtttacttctggcttttcaaacgtgtatgcaagtttgactttatacaaaaaaaaaaaaaaaaagcatttcagttttgtcacagtttagtctgcttcgtttctcatccaacacgcgagaagttgagctaaacatcccttcactgtctccgcttgtgGAGGCGTGGATGGGTACAGTACGCTCGCGCAGTgaaaggggctcttattttgtgcagtcggctgttcgcttcctgcaatctgtgcctcagacgtgtagctctgcacttccagtgctgaacggctgtccgtgtcctgcgcacagatttcgaaatacttccacacaaatgacatgacagcgaatgattacaatgtagtctgtgtaCGCAGGCGCACTTCTGGAAAAATCTTGGAATGTGGccgtttctcacagcaagaagacaaacgttgtttctGGAGAGGCagagggcagcaaaacgaaaccCTGCTGGCTGGTTATTCAGGATACTCTGTCTGGCGTGtgcaatgatgacgcagtgaatagtgactattctctctgaccaatcagcagtctgccgtGTTTTCATGTCACActttagtatcgcctcagctcgctcagaacctcgccggaggtgatacgaaaaaaagtacctggaagcaggtataggtacaacttttacacagtggaaaaccaaacagagtcgAGTCAAGgtgagctggtactgtgtagtgg
Encoded proteins:
- the LOC132142467 gene encoding large ribosomal subunit protein eL24; translated protein: MKVELCSFSGYKIYPGHGRRYARIDGKVFQFLNAKCESAFLSKRNPRQINWTVLYRRKHKKGQSEEVAKKRSRRAVKFQRAITGASLAEILAKRNQKPEVRKAQREQAIRAAKEAKKAKQATKKQPTQSAKAPVKAASKQKIAKPMKVSAPRVGGKR